The Miscanthus floridulus cultivar M001 chromosome 17, ASM1932011v1, whole genome shotgun sequence genome has a window encoding:
- the LOC136517534 gene encoding NAC domain-containing protein 48-like, which produces MSGGGGGRTPAAQSQELQLPPGFRFHPTDEELVMHYLCRRCAGLPISVPIIAEIDLYKYDPWQLPRMALYGEKEWYFFSPRDRKYPNGSRPNRAAGAGYWKATGADKPVGTPRPVAIKKALVFYAGKAPKGDKTNWIMHEYRLADVDRTARNKNNSLRLDDWVLCRIYNKKGVPEKPTGAEASSQGAQGSMGSPPEQKPSLLPPPTSAAAAGTGYYAPPPFSELEAYCEVRPSDSMPRAHGADSSCSGQGHALAATSSSCGGGERPEVQSQPKIAEWERTFAAGGAGAGPGINPAGSMLGLGGHQLGPAAAVGVGLPAGDPLLQDILTYWGKPY; this is translated from the exons ATGAGCGGCGGCGGGGGAGGCCGAACGCCGGCGGCGCAGTCGCAGGAGCTGCAGCTGCCGCCGGGGTTCCGGTTCCACCCGACCGACGAGGAGCTGGTGATGCACTACCTCTGCCGGCGCTGCGCCGGGCTGCCCATCTCCGTGCCCATCATCGCCGAGATCGATCTCTACAAGTACGACCCCTGGCAGCTCCCAA GGATGGCGTTGTACGGAGAGAAGGAGTGGTACTTCTTCTCCCCGCGGGACCGCAAGTACCCGAACGGGTCGCGGCCGAAccgcgccgccggcgccgggTACTGGAAGGCCACCGGTGCAGACAAGCCGGTGGGCACGCCGAGGCCCGTGGCCATCaagaaggcgctcgtcttctacGCCGGCAAGGCGCCCAAGGGCGACAAGACCAACTGGATCATGCATGAGTACCGCCTCGCCGACGTCGACCGCACCGCCCGCAACAAGAACAACAGCCTcagg TTGGATGATTGGGTGCTGTGCCGAATCTACAACAAGAAAGGCGTGCCGGAGAAGCCGACCGGGGCCGAGGCGAGCAGCCAAGGCGCGCAGGGGTCCATGGGCTCGCCGCCGGAGCAGAAGCCGTCCCTGCTGCCGCCTCCGACGTCCGCGGCCGCGGCCGGGACGGGGTACTACGCGCCGCCGCCGTTCTCGGAGCTGGAGGCGTACTGCGAGGTCCGGCCGTCGGACTCGATGCCCCGGGCGCACGGCGCGGACTCGAGCTGCTCGGGCCAGGGCCACGCGCTGGCCGCCACGTCGTCGtcgtgcggcggcggcgagcggccTGAGGTGCAGAGCCAGCCCAAGATCGCCGAGTGGGAGCGCACGTTCGccgccggcggcgccggcgccggcccgGGGATCAACCCGGCCGGCTCCATGCTGGGGCTTGGCGGGCATCAGCTCGGACCGGCGGCCGCGGTGGGGGTGGGGCTGCCCGCCGGCGACCCGCTGCTCCAGGACATCCTCACGTACTGGGGCAAGCCGTACTGA